In Janthinobacterium sp. 67, a genomic segment contains:
- the mltB gene encoding lytic murein transglycosylase B — MPMRRSLLPIKTSALSLLLSLPLCLPTAHAGENSNISAADRARAVRAAKAPATKATIKKAAAKFDFEGEFVDYANWKEVRAFLDEMSAKHGFNRAELDTLIGKVRYVDTTVQLMKPAPPGKPKNWQAYSARFIEPVRINAGVKFWEENAEALARAEREYGVPAEIIVGIIGVETVYGRNTGRFRVLDALTTLAFSYPESPTRAARMEFFKGELENALLFARKDGIDPLTLLGSYAGAIGLPQFMPSSIMKYAVDFDGDSHIDLRNSTADAIGSVAHFLVEHGWRRDDPAISTYPVTVSASRTWEKFIGQGLQARYRLGELQEAGVNAGPSTPQNMLFGLIDLQNGSEATEYHLATNNFFAITQYNRSYFYAMSVIDLGKAISQVRAR; from the coding sequence ATGCCGATGAGACGCTCCTTGTTACCGATCAAAACCTCCGCCCTGTCCCTGCTCCTCTCCCTGCCCCTGTGCCTGCCCACCGCGCACGCTGGCGAAAACAGCAATATTTCCGCTGCCGACCGCGCCCGTGCCGTACGCGCGGCCAAGGCCCCGGCCACCAAGGCAACAATCAAGAAAGCAGCGGCGAAATTCGACTTCGAAGGCGAGTTTGTCGACTATGCCAACTGGAAAGAAGTACGCGCCTTCCTCGACGAGATGTCCGCCAAGCATGGCTTTAACCGCGCCGAACTCGATACCCTGATCGGCAAGGTGCGCTATGTGGACACGACGGTGCAACTGATGAAGCCGGCGCCGCCCGGCAAGCCGAAGAACTGGCAAGCGTACAGCGCCCGCTTCATCGAGCCGGTGCGCATCAATGCAGGCGTGAAATTCTGGGAAGAGAATGCGGAAGCGCTGGCGCGCGCCGAACGCGAATATGGCGTGCCGGCCGAGATCATCGTCGGCATCATCGGCGTGGAAACCGTGTATGGACGCAACACGGGCCGCTTCCGCGTGCTCGACGCGCTGACGACCCTGGCGTTTTCCTACCCGGAAAGCCCCACCCGTGCCGCGCGCATGGAATTTTTCAAGGGCGAACTGGAAAATGCGCTGCTGTTTGCACGCAAGGATGGCATCGATCCATTGACCCTGCTCGGCTCGTATGCGGGTGCCATCGGCCTGCCCCAGTTCATGCCCAGCAGCATCATGAAATATGCGGTGGACTTCGATGGCGATAGCCACATCGACCTGCGCAATTCCACGGCCGACGCCATCGGCAGCGTCGCGCATTTCCTCGTCGAGCACGGCTGGCGGCGCGATGACCCGGCCATCAGCACCTATCCCGTCACCGTCTCGGCCAGCCGCACGTGGGAAAAATTCATCGGCCAGGGCTTGCAAGCCAGGTACCGGCTGGGGGAATTGCAGGAAGCCGGCGTGAATGCCGGCCCGTCGACGCCCCAGAACATGTTGTTCGGCCTGATCGACTTGCAAAATGGTTCAGAAGCAACTGAGTATCACTTGGCAACCAATAACTTCTTTGCTATAACTCAGTACAACAGAAGTTATT
- a CDS encoding transglutaminase TgpA family protein, giving the protein MRQWLANLPRDKADILLLLLAAAMVLAPHALHLPPWLSAAAAALLLWRAVITVRGKRQPQLAVLAPLALLGIAAVCASYGTVLGRDPGVAMLALLLALKSLEMHGRRDIFVFVFLSFFLLLANFFHAQGILSAAWMLATVIVLLAGLLSAQYGTFQPRLAQRLGLLGRMLALAIPLSALMFLAVPRVDGPLWGTAPEGAQARTGLSDSMQPGAIASLALSGDPVFTARFSTAIPPQDQLYWRGVVLGDFDGATWTRRGANGRAPAGDSRIDIALEGQPSHYEVTLQASGQRRIFALDVPRSIERLAGNPYVVSSALEVLTIQPITSTVRYRVSSQSRYRLQANLSPAQQRPWLALPAGSNPRSVAWARALRGHGAQALAPADAIAAVLGHFRRAPFRYTLQPPLLGKHGVDEFLFGTQAGFCEHYAGSFVVLMRAMGIPARVVTGYQGGLRNGTDNSLTVRQSDAHAWSEVWLAGRGWVRVDPTGAVAPLRTQRNLDAALPPAPSPLTAWRALAGLDGGAPGAVAAWRQQWQQAEHAWSSWVLDTTPQRQRAMLDGLKNVPATKLAVACAVLALLSAMAGALVWWRQARQGDPFDALYARFCQQQARRGYSRAPHEGPHGYAARLAAGKATQEAHAAIAQFLAIYAAMKYGNASPDEQLRARRHLRRLLTQCR; this is encoded by the coding sequence ATGAGGCAATGGCTGGCCAACTTGCCACGCGACAAGGCCGACATTCTGCTGCTGTTGCTGGCCGCCGCCATGGTGCTGGCGCCGCACGCGCTGCACCTGCCCCCGTGGCTGTCGGCCGCCGCTGCCGCCCTCCTGCTGTGGCGCGCCGTCATCACCGTGCGGGGCAAGCGCCAGCCGCAGCTGGCCGTGCTCGCGCCGCTGGCCTTGCTGGGCATCGCCGCCGTCTGCGCCAGCTACGGCACCGTGCTGGGACGCGATCCCGGCGTGGCCATGCTGGCCCTGCTGCTGGCCTTGAAATCGCTGGAAATGCATGGCCGGCGCGACATCTTCGTCTTTGTGTTCCTCAGTTTTTTCCTCCTGCTGGCAAATTTCTTCCATGCGCAAGGCATCCTCAGCGCCGCCTGGATGCTGGCCACCGTCATCGTCCTGCTGGCCGGCCTGCTGTCGGCCCAATACGGCACCTTCCAGCCCCGCCTGGCGCAAAGGCTGGGTTTGCTGGGACGCATGCTGGCGCTGGCCATCCCCCTGTCGGCCCTGATGTTTCTTGCCGTGCCGCGCGTCGACGGCCCCCTGTGGGGCACGGCACCGGAAGGCGCGCAGGCGCGCACGGGCTTGTCCGACAGCATGCAGCCGGGCGCCATCGCCTCGCTGGCCCTGTCAGGCGACCCCGTCTTCACGGCCCGTTTCAGCACGGCGATCCCGCCGCAAGACCAGCTGTACTGGCGCGGCGTCGTGCTGGGCGACTTCGACGGCGCCACCTGGACGCGCCGGGGCGCGAACGGGCGCGCGCCTGCCGGCGACAGCCGCATAGACATCGCGCTGGAAGGCCAGCCCAGCCACTACGAAGTGACCTTGCAAGCGAGCGGCCAGCGGCGCATCTTCGCGCTCGACGTGCCGCGCAGCATCGAACGCTTGGCCGGTAACCCGTACGTCGTGTCGTCCGCGCTGGAAGTGCTGACCATACAGCCCATTACTTCGACCGTGCGTTACCGCGTCAGTTCCCAGTCCCGCTACCGGCTGCAGGCAAACCTGTCGCCAGCACAGCAGCGGCCATGGCTGGCCTTGCCCGCTGGCAGCAACCCGCGCAGCGTGGCCTGGGCCCGCGCATTGCGCGGCCATGGCGCGCAGGCGCTGGCGCCCGCCGACGCCATCGCCGCCGTGCTTGGCCACTTCCGCCGCGCGCCGTTCCGCTACACCCTGCAGCCGCCGCTGCTGGGCAAGCATGGCGTCGACGAATTCCTGTTTGGCACGCAGGCGGGCTTTTGCGAACATTACGCGGGCAGCTTTGTCGTGCTGATGCGCGCCATGGGCATACCCGCGCGCGTCGTCACCGGTTACCAGGGCGGTCTGCGCAACGGTACCGACAACAGCTTGACGGTGCGCCAGTCCGACGCCCATGCCTGGAGCGAAGTGTGGCTGGCGGGCCGGGGCTGGGTGCGCGTCGATCCCACCGGCGCCGTCGCGCCCCTGCGCACGCAGCGCAACCTCGACGCCGCCCTGCCGCCGGCCCCGTCGCCGCTGACGGCCTGGCGCGCCCTGGCCGGCCTCGACGGCGGCGCGCCCGGGGCGGTTGCCGCGTGGCGCCAGCAATGGCAACAGGCCGAGCACGCCTGGAGCAGCTGGGTGCTCGACACCACGCCGCAGCGCCAGCGCGCCATGCTCGACGGCTTGAAAAACGTGCCGGCGACAAAGCTGGCAGTCGCTTGCGCCGTGCTGGCCCTGCTGTCCGCCATGGCGGGCGCACTGGTCTGGTGGCGGCAGGCGCGGCAAGGCGATCCGTTCGACGCCCTGTACGCGCGGTTTTGCCAGCAGCAGGCGCGGCGCGGCTACAGCCGTGCGCCGCACGAAGGCCCGCACGGTTATGCTGCCAGGTTGGCCGCAGGCAAGGCCACACAAGAAGCGCATGCCGCCATCGCACAGTTTCTGGCAATCTATGCCGCGATGAAGTATGGTAATGCCAGCCCAGACGAACAACTCCGCGCGCGGCGCCACTTGCGCCGCCTGTTAACCCAATGCCGATGA
- a CDS encoding DUF58 domain-containing protein, which translates to MRWRTIQWLPPRPWLGAQRVHVRPSGAGLAFAALLLALWIAAVNYRLGLGYALTYFAAACAIADMLFASRNLAGLALAATPGKPVFAGSQATFTLHLINRSARPRHAIRVAISDSAAAPGLADIAAHGETAIDIVVAAPQRGWLAAPGVRLSGSFPLGLFVAWCHWQPDTRVLVYPQPEHTAPPLPLPVGTVQRAPQVRQPPTQDGAMELAGVRAYQPGDPLHRLAWRRIARHDDEHVFSKQFQSAAEAPQGAARGCIMLEHAALHALAPEARLSRLAAWVLQAERAGLPYGLRLGALTVAPALGASHRDACLRALALHDLPQDEAMA; encoded by the coding sequence ATGCGCTGGCGCACTATCCAATGGCTGCCGCCGCGCCCCTGGCTGGGCGCGCAGCGCGTGCACGTCCGCCCCTCGGGCGCGGGCCTGGCGTTTGCCGCGCTGCTGCTGGCGCTGTGGATCGCCGCCGTCAATTACCGCCTGGGCCTGGGCTATGCGCTCACGTATTTCGCGGCCGCCTGCGCCATCGCGGACATGCTGTTTGCCAGCCGCAACCTGGCGGGCCTGGCGCTGGCCGCCACGCCGGGCAAGCCCGTATTCGCGGGCAGCCAGGCCACGTTCACCTTGCACCTGATCAACCGCAGCGCGCGCCCGCGCCATGCGATCCGCGTGGCCATCAGCGATTCGGCTGCAGCACCCGGTCTGGCCGACATCGCCGCCCACGGGGAAACGGCCATCGATATCGTCGTGGCGGCGCCGCAGCGGGGATGGCTGGCTGCGCCTGGCGTGCGCCTGTCCGGCAGTTTTCCGCTGGGCCTGTTTGTTGCCTGGTGCCACTGGCAGCCCGACACCCGCGTACTCGTGTATCCGCAACCCGAACACACGGCGCCGCCGCTGCCCTTGCCTGTCGGCACGGTGCAGCGGGCGCCCCAAGTACGGCAGCCACCTACGCAAGACGGCGCCATGGAACTGGCCGGCGTGCGCGCCTACCAGCCAGGCGACCCATTGCACCGCCTGGCCTGGCGCCGGATCGCCCGCCATGATGACGAGCATGTATTCAGCAAGCAATTCCAGTCTGCCGCCGAGGCACCGCAGGGCGCAGCCCGTGGCTGCATCATGCTCGAGCATGCGGCCCTGCACGCGCTGGCCCCGGAAGCGCGTCTGTCGCGCCTGGCCGCATGGGTGCTGCAGGCGGAACGCGCGGGCTTGCCATATGGCTTGCGCCTGGGCGCGCTGACCGTGGCGCCAGCCTTGGGTGCCAGCCACCGCGACGCCTGCCTGCGCGCGCTGGCCCTGCACGATTTGCCACAGGATGAGGCCATGGCATGA
- a CDS encoding AAA family ATPase — MFSKIHQAAQQIGEVLVGKHLQIRQTLACVLAGGHLLIEDVPGVGKTTLAHALAISLGLQWKRQQFTSDLLPADVAGMSVYDRGSASFVFHPGPLFTQVLLADEINRATPKTQSGLLEAMEERQVTLDGVTHALPQPFFVIATQNCAHQLGTFPLPESQLDRFLMCVTLGYPDAAAERALLLGADRRAMLHTLPAVMNGEELLQAQAGLRAIHASAAVVDYVLALVHATRAPGVFADGLSPRAALALLQATRAWAALEGRDHVTPDDVQAVLLPVCAHRLHAAQGATDSRSLLQHMLLSIPV, encoded by the coding sequence ATGTTTTCGAAAATACACCAGGCCGCACAGCAGATCGGCGAAGTTCTCGTCGGCAAACACTTGCAGATCCGCCAGACCCTCGCCTGCGTGCTGGCCGGCGGCCACCTGCTGATCGAAGACGTGCCCGGCGTGGGCAAGACCACCCTGGCCCATGCGCTGGCCATCTCGCTGGGCCTGCAATGGAAGCGCCAGCAATTCACCAGCGACCTGCTGCCCGCCGACGTGGCCGGCATGAGCGTGTATGACCGGGGCAGCGCCAGCTTCGTGTTTCATCCCGGCCCCCTGTTCACGCAGGTGCTGCTGGCCGACGAGATCAACCGGGCCACGCCGAAGACGCAATCGGGCTTGCTCGAAGCGATGGAAGAGCGGCAAGTGACGCTCGACGGCGTCACGCACGCGCTGCCGCAGCCGTTTTTCGTCATCGCCACGCAAAACTGCGCGCACCAGCTGGGCACCTTCCCCCTGCCCGAATCTCAGCTCGACCGTTTTCTCATGTGCGTGACCTTGGGCTACCCCGATGCGGCCGCCGAACGGGCGCTGCTGCTGGGCGCCGACCGCCGCGCCATGCTGCACACCTTGCCGGCCGTCATGAATGGGGAAGAATTGCTGCAGGCACAAGCGGGCCTGCGCGCCATCCACGCCTCGGCCGCCGTCGTCGACTACGTGCTGGCCCTCGTGCATGCAACCCGCGCGCCGGGCGTGTTTGCCGATGGCCTGAGTCCGCGCGCCGCGCTGGCCCTGCTGCAGGCGACGCGCGCCTGGGCCGCCCTGGAAGGCCGCGACCACGTCACGCCCGACGATGTGCAAGCCGTGCTGTTGCCCGTCTGCGCCCACCGCCTGCATGCCGCGCAAGGGGCGACGGATAGCCGCAGCCTGCTGCAGCACATGCTGTTGAGTATTCCCGTCTGA
- a CDS encoding histone deacetylase family protein has product MSTAIYTHPDCQRHEMGDWHPESPARLQAINDQLILAHISDLVEHRDGARAQLSDIERNHSATAIGLVRDNVPQEGDYYPLDGDTLLNAHSYDAALAAAGSAVAATDAVIDGEISNAFCAIRPPGHHARPSEPMGFCLFNNVAIAAKHALDVRGLERVAIVDFDVHHGNGTAESVAHDPRILMVSFFQHPFYPYSDVESYTDTRVNVPVPARSKGDAVRQLVLDHWLPALHRQQPQMIFISAGFDAHREDDVGGMGLVEADYTWMTQQMMAVARQYGKGRIVSCLEGGYNLSSLGRSVAAHVKALAEL; this is encoded by the coding sequence ATGAGCACAGCCATTTATACCCATCCCGATTGCCAGCGCCATGAAATGGGCGACTGGCACCCAGAATCGCCGGCCCGCTTGCAGGCCATCAATGATCAACTGATCCTCGCGCACATCAGCGACCTGGTCGAGCACCGCGACGGCGCGCGCGCGCAATTGTCCGATATCGAGCGCAACCACAGCGCCACGGCCATCGGCCTCGTGCGCGACAATGTGCCGCAGGAGGGCGACTACTATCCGCTCGACGGCGATACCCTGCTCAACGCGCACAGCTACGACGCGGCGCTGGCGGCCGCCGGCTCGGCCGTGGCGGCCACGGACGCCGTCATCGATGGCGAGATCAGCAACGCCTTTTGCGCGATCCGCCCGCCCGGCCACCATGCGCGGCCCAGCGAGCCCATGGGTTTTTGCCTGTTCAATAATGTCGCCATCGCCGCCAAGCATGCGCTCGACGTGCGCGGGCTCGAACGGGTCGCCATCGTCGACTTCGACGTGCACCATGGCAATGGAACGGCCGAGTCCGTTGCGCACGATCCGCGCATCCTGATGGTGAGTTTCTTCCAGCACCCGTTTTATCCGTACAGCGACGTGGAATCGTATACGGACACGCGCGTCAACGTGCCCGTGCCGGCCCGCTCGAAGGGCGACGCCGTGCGCCAGCTGGTGCTCGACCACTGGCTGCCCGCGCTGCACCGCCAGCAGCCGCAGATGATTTTTATTTCCGCCGGTTTCGACGCCCACCGCGAAGACGACGTGGGCGGCATGGGCCTCGTGGAAGCCGACTACACGTGGATGACGCAGCAGATGATGGCCGTGGCCAGGCAGTATGGCAAGGGCCGCATCGTCAGCTGCCTCGAAGGAGGCTATAACCTGTCGTCGCTGGGCCGCAGCGTGGCCGCGCACGTGAAGGCGCTGGCGGAACTCTGA
- the ylqF gene encoding ribosome biogenesis GTPase YlqF — translation MAIQWYPGHMNAARKKAAETMENTDLVIEVVDARLPAASCNPMVDELRLFRQRPCLKILNKTDLADPAATAAWVAYFNAQEGVTAYAMTTKKPGDVARIPELAKSLAPHRGVPTKPLRIMIMGIPNVGKSTLMNALLKKRVAKVGDEPAVTKMQQKLYLDKNTILVDTPGMLWPKIAIPSDGLMLAASHAIGSNALIEEEVAVFLAEELLKRYPDLLATRYGTKVGEVDAIGVVEGIAAKRGFRIKGGDYDFEKASHTLLLDYRSGILGRISLETPDTRAALLAQHAAEMAEKAAIAAAIAAEKAKNAARGKRGT, via the coding sequence ATGGCGATACAATGGTACCCAGGACACATGAACGCGGCCCGCAAGAAAGCGGCCGAAACCATGGAGAACACCGATCTGGTGATTGAAGTGGTGGACGCGCGCCTGCCGGCAGCCAGCTGCAATCCCATGGTGGACGAGCTGCGCCTGTTCCGCCAGCGCCCTTGCCTGAAAATCCTCAACAAGACCGATCTGGCCGATCCTGCCGCCACGGCCGCCTGGGTGGCGTACTTCAATGCCCAGGAAGGCGTGACCGCGTATGCGATGACGACCAAGAAGCCGGGCGACGTGGCGCGCATCCCGGAGCTGGCCAAGTCGCTGGCGCCGCACCGCGGCGTGCCGACGAAGCCGCTGCGCATCATGATCATGGGCATCCCCAACGTGGGCAAGTCGACCCTGATGAACGCACTGCTGAAAAAGCGCGTGGCCAAGGTGGGCGACGAGCCGGCCGTGACGAAAATGCAGCAAAAGCTGTACCTGGACAAGAACACCATCCTCGTCGACACGCCCGGCATGTTGTGGCCGAAGATCGCCATCCCCAGCGACGGCCTGATGCTGGCCGCCAGCCACGCCATCGGCTCGAATGCGCTGATCGAAGAGGAAGTGGCCGTGTTCCTGGCCGAGGAATTGCTCAAGCGCTACCCTGACTTGCTGGCAACCCGCTACGGTACCAAGGTCGGCGAAGTCGATGCCATCGGCGTGGTCGAAGGCATCGCCGCCAAGCGCGGCTTCCGCATCAAGGGCGGCGACTACGATTTCGAGAAAGCGTCGCACACCCTGCTGCTCGACTACCGCAGCGGCATCCTCGGACGCATCTCGCTGGAAACGCCGGACACGCGCGCCGCCCTGCTGGCCCAGCACGCGGCCGAGATGGCGGAAAAAGCGGCCATAGCGGCAGCGATTGCCGCCGAAAAAGCAAAAAATGCGGCGCGCGGCAAGCGCGGGACGTAA
- a CDS encoding DODA-type extradiol aromatic ring-opening family dioxygenase, with protein MQEHTFPTYFLSHGGGPWPFMKDQFGGRYDVLEASLQDIPRQIGARPKAVLVVTAHWEGPQFLVSASPRPGMIYDYSGFPPHTYQIQYPAPGAPDLAAQVKQLLDAAGHPARLDHERGFDHGTFSALFPIYPQADMPLVQLSLKHGYDPLTHVEVGRALAGLRRQGVLILGSGLSYHNLRQFGQAGAVASHQFDAWLRATMALPPKQRLEQLLAWDRAPGARQAHPQEDHLLPLMVALGAAEQEAAHVAYHEEDFFGALAVTSFKFG; from the coding sequence ATGCAAGAGCACACCTTCCCTACTTACTTCCTGTCGCACGGCGGCGGCCCGTGGCCGTTCATGAAAGACCAGTTCGGCGGCCGCTACGACGTGCTCGAAGCGTCGCTGCAGGATATCCCGCGCCAGATCGGCGCGCGTCCGAAGGCCGTGCTGGTCGTCACGGCGCACTGGGAAGGGCCGCAATTTCTCGTCTCGGCCAGCCCCCGGCCGGGCATGATCTACGATTACTCGGGCTTTCCGCCGCACACGTATCAAATCCAGTACCCGGCACCGGGCGCGCCAGACCTGGCGGCACAGGTAAAACAGTTGCTCGACGCTGCCGGCCATCCCGCGCGCCTCGACCACGAGCGCGGTTTCGACCATGGCACCTTCAGCGCCCTGTTCCCCATCTACCCGCAGGCGGACATGCCGCTGGTGCAGCTGTCGCTGAAACACGGCTACGACCCGCTCACCCACGTCGAGGTGGGCCGCGCGCTGGCCGGCCTGCGCCGGCAGGGCGTGCTGATACTGGGCAGCGGCCTCAGTTACCATAACCTGCGCCAGTTCGGCCAGGCGGGCGCCGTCGCCTCGCACCAGTTCGACGCCTGGCTGCGCGCAACGATGGCCTTGCCGCCGAAACAAAGGTTGGAGCAGCTGCTGGCCTGGGACCGGGCACCGGGCGCGCGCCAGGCCCATCCGCAGGAAGACCATTTGCTGCCCCTGATGGTGGCGCTCGGTGCGGCCGAGCAGGAAGCGGCGCACGTGGCGTATCACGAGGAGGATTTTTTTGGAGCCTTGGCCGTCACCAGCTTCAAATTCGGATAA
- a CDS encoding LysR family transcriptional regulator, translating into MDTLRSMRVFRAVVELDSFVRASERLDLSPAMVSKHVMHLERHLGARLLNRSSRHLSLTEIGKVYFEQCRDMLDNLDEVEATVGRTTVVPRGMLRLSAPVWFANAIFTRTLVAYRERFPEVTFDIDLSGRVVNLVEEGFDLALRVSQAPSAALIARPIGNIAFHLVAAPAYLARAGQPQTPQDLVRHAMISYSLLSNGNELTFDGPQGRETVKFSPVLQCNNESLLHAAALDGMGIALLPSWQTDADLAAGRLVRLFDDFTLAGGSVYAVYTSRRYLSSKVRTFIDFLADEGRLGA; encoded by the coding sequence ATGGATACCTTGCGCAGCATGCGCGTATTTCGCGCCGTGGTGGAACTGGACAGCTTCGTGCGCGCCAGCGAGCGCCTCGACCTGTCGCCGGCCATGGTCAGCAAGCATGTGATGCACCTCGAGCGCCATCTGGGCGCGCGCCTGCTGAACCGCAGCAGCCGCCACCTGAGCCTGACGGAAATCGGCAAGGTGTATTTCGAACAGTGCCGCGACATGCTCGACAACCTCGACGAGGTGGAAGCGACCGTGGGCCGCACGACGGTGGTGCCGCGCGGCATGCTGCGCCTGAGCGCCCCCGTCTGGTTCGCCAACGCCATCTTTACGCGCACCCTGGTCGCCTACCGCGAGCGCTTTCCGGAAGTGACGTTCGACATCGACTTGAGCGGCAGGGTCGTCAACCTGGTGGAAGAGGGCTTCGACCTGGCCCTGCGCGTGAGCCAGGCGCCGTCGGCGGCCCTGATCGCGCGGCCCATCGGCAACATCGCCTTTCACCTGGTGGCCGCGCCCGCCTACCTGGCGCGCGCGGGCCAGCCGCAGACGCCGCAAGACCTGGTCCGCCACGCCATGATCAGCTATTCCTTGCTGTCGAACGGCAACGAATTGACCTTCGACGGGCCGCAGGGACGCGAGACGGTGAAGTTCTCGCCCGTCCTGCAATGCAATAACGAAAGCCTGCTGCACGCGGCCGCGCTCGACGGCATGGGCATCGCCTTGCTGCCGTCGTGGCAAACGGATGCGGACCTGGCGGCGGGGCGGCTGGTGCGCCTGTTCGACGATTTCACGCTGGCGGGCGGCAGCGTCTACGCCGTCTACACGAGCCGCCGCTACCTGTCCTCGAAAGTGCGCACCTTCATCGACTTCCTGGCCGATGAAGGGCGCCTGGGAGCCTGA